Part of the Psychrilyobacter piezotolerans genome, GTCTTAAACATGGGAATAATGGAAAATTTTGGAGGTGAATTTAATTATTATAGGGATACTTGTTCCTTCGCCACTTCTAAGGCTGTATCTGTCATGGAAAAGGAAAGATTAGAGATAGGGAATACTATGGGGTTTCATTTAACTCCAGAATTGGAGGCTATGAATTCCCTTTATAACTTAGAATATGAAAGTGTGTATGAATTAAACAGAAGTTCAGTAGCACACAGTAAGATAGGAGCTCCTAGTACATCAAAACACAGGTATATAACGGAGGATGTCCCATATTTAGTGGTGCCGTGTTATTCTCTTGGGAAATTATTAGAGAATGAAACTCCCATGATGTATTCTTGTATAACAATTGCAGGAGCTTACAATAGTAAAGATTATTTTAAAGATGGAAGAAACCTAGAAAAAATGGGGATTGACGGGATGAATAAAGAAGAATTAAAAAATTATCTTTATTATGGGAAATATTGAAAAAAAGGAGAGAACGATGAAACTTTGGGGTGGACGATTTAATAAGGAAACGGCAAAAATATTAGAAGAATTCAACGGATCTATAAATTTTGATAAACGTATGTATGAAGAAGACATAATGGGAAGTATAGCTCATTCTAAGATGCTGTCTAAACAAGATATTATAGGAAAAGATGAACAGATAAAAATAGAAGGCGGGCTTTTACAGATATTAAAAGAGGTAGAAGGAGGAGAATTTATCTTTGATCTAAAGGATGAAGATATCCATATGGCCATTGAGAAAAGGTTGATAGAGATAGTAGGAGAAGCAGGAGGAAAACTTCATACGGCCAGAAGCAGGAATGACCAGGTGGCCCTGGACATAAGGATGTATCTGAAAAAAGAAAGTACAGTAATAGAGGGTTTATTGGGAGAACTATTGGAGGGACTGGTGGAGACAGCTCATAAAAATAAAGGTGTTATTATGCCTGGATACACACACCTCCAGAGAGCACAGCCTATTTTATTTTCCCACCATATGATGGCTTATTATGAGATGTTTAAAAGGGATTTGGACAGATTAAAAGACTCCTACAAAAGGCTGGATGTAATGCCCTTGGGAGCCGGAGCATTGGCTGGGACAACCTATAATATTGACAGACATTTTGTAGCGGCAGAACTTGGATTTCCTGAAGTTACTAAAAACAGCCTGGATACTGTCAGTGACAGGGACTTTATAATTGAATTAAATTTTATTATCTCCATGATATCCATGCATATGTCCAGACTGGCTGAGGAGATAATAATATGGTCTACGAGTGAATTTTCTTTTGTAAGTTTGGATGATGCATATTCTACAGGCTCTTCCATTATGCCCCAGAAAAAAAACCCGGATATAGCAGAATTAATCCGAGGAAAAACAGGGAGAATTTTCGGGAATTTAATGGGAATATTGACCGTTATGAAGGGTCTGCCCCTGGCCTACAACAAGGATACCCAGGAAGACAAGGAAGGAATTTTTGACT contains:
- the argH gene encoding argininosuccinate lyase: MKLWGGRFNKETAKILEEFNGSINFDKRMYEEDIMGSIAHSKMLSKQDIIGKDEQIKIEGGLLQILKEVEGGEFIFDLKDEDIHMAIEKRLIEIVGEAGGKLHTARSRNDQVALDIRMYLKKESTVIEGLLGELLEGLVETAHKNKGVIMPGYTHLQRAQPILFSHHMMAYYEMFKRDLDRLKDSYKRLDVMPLGAGALAGTTYNIDRHFVAAELGFPEVTKNSLDTVSDRDFIIELNFIISMISMHMSRLAEEIIIWSTSEFSFVSLDDAYSTGSSIMPQKKNPDIAELIRGKTGRIFGNLMGILTVMKGLPLAYNKDTQEDKEGIFDSIDTIKISLVIFKEMLVTMKINEKNMMVGIENGFINATDVADYLAKKGLPFREAHRIVGELVVYCEVNKKRLSELTLKEFKGFNDLFEDDINRKISIEECVNGRKSYGGTGLESVETQIEDAQSFLKKNKK